A portion of the Algisphaera agarilytica genome contains these proteins:
- the cysS gene encoding cysteine--tRNA ligase has translation MPDLRFYNTLTHQIEPFTPLEADRVSMYNCGPTVYDFAHIGNFKTFLFADVLRRFLELVGYDVHQVMNLTDVGHMTEDQLADGGGEDKMEVAAQRLAEAKKAGDAHASAIDNPNDPYQVAEFYIDAFIEDAQLLGMKIADEFPQNMPRATDFVPNMVSMVEQLVAKDHAYVAADGAVYYSVESFESYGILSGNSIHELKGGAGGRVVAENQAGKRHPADFLLWKPDDTHLMKWNSPYGTGYPGWHIECSAMARAVLKRDVIDIHTGGEDNIFPHHECEIAQSRGATGEEEFARFWMHSRHLMVEGTKMSKSKGNFFTVRQILDGRFTDRPVDPAVLRYEMIKANYRSQMNFTKRGLEDSAANVRKLREYAAALEAQAGEPADVGIAHPAVARFVDALADDLNIAGALASVFEYINENPAAGMSAEASAESLGVIRCFDQVLGVLPVADAAGDDEAWASEKAAALDAARADKDYAAADAIRGELQDAGYDVKTTKEGTVATKRLA, from the coding sequence ATGCCCGACCTCCGCTTCTACAACACGCTGACCCACCAGATCGAACCGTTTACGCCCCTCGAGGCGGATCGGGTGTCGATGTACAACTGTGGGCCGACGGTTTATGACTTTGCCCACATCGGCAATTTCAAGACGTTTCTGTTTGCGGATGTGCTGCGTCGGTTCCTCGAATTGGTGGGCTACGACGTGCATCAGGTGATGAACCTGACCGACGTCGGCCACATGACCGAGGACCAGTTGGCCGACGGCGGGGGGGAAGACAAGATGGAGGTCGCGGCCCAGCGGCTCGCCGAGGCCAAGAAGGCGGGCGATGCGCACGCCTCGGCCATCGACAACCCCAACGATCCGTACCAGGTGGCGGAGTTCTACATCGATGCGTTTATCGAAGACGCGCAGTTGCTGGGGATGAAGATTGCCGACGAGTTTCCGCAGAACATGCCGCGGGCGACGGATTTTGTGCCGAACATGGTTTCGATGGTTGAGCAACTCGTTGCCAAGGACCACGCCTACGTCGCGGCCGACGGCGCGGTGTACTACTCGGTGGAAAGTTTTGAGAGCTACGGAATCCTCTCGGGCAACAGCATCCACGAGTTGAAGGGCGGGGCGGGCGGCCGTGTGGTGGCTGAGAACCAGGCGGGGAAACGCCACCCAGCGGACTTTTTGCTTTGGAAGCCCGACGACACCCACCTCATGAAGTGGAACAGCCCGTACGGCACGGGTTACCCCGGCTGGCACATCGAATGCTCGGCCATGGCTCGGGCGGTGCTCAAACGTGATGTCATCGACATCCACACCGGCGGCGAAGACAACATCTTCCCCCACCACGAGTGCGAAATCGCCCAGTCCCGTGGCGCGACCGGCGAGGAGGAGTTCGCCCGCTTCTGGATGCACTCCCGACACCTCATGGTCGAGGGCACGAAGATGTCCAAGAGCAAGGGCAACTTCTTTACCGTCCGCCAAATCCTCGACGGCAGATTCACCGATCGCCCGGTCGACCCCGCGGTGCTGCGCTACGAGATGATCAAGGCCAACTACCGCAGCCAGATGAACTTCACCAAACGTGGATTGGAAGACTCGGCTGCGAACGTGAGGAAGCTCCGTGAATACGCCGCGGCTTTGGAAGCCCAGGCGGGCGAACCGGCCGATGTGGGGATCGCCCACCCCGCGGTAGCGCGGTTCGTCGATGCGTTGGCGGACGACCTCAATATCGCCGGGGCGTTGGCCTCGGTGTTCGAGTACATCAACGAGAACCCGGCGGCGGGCATGTCGGCAGAAGCGTCGGCCGAATCGCTTGGTGTGATCCGCTGCTTCGATCAAGTCCTGGGGGTGCTGCCCGTGGCGGACGCCGCGGGTGACGATGAAGCCTGGGCAAGCGAGAAAGCCGCCGCCCTCGACGCCGCCCGCGCGGACAAGGACTACGCGGCCGCCGACGCGATCCGTGGCGAATTGCAGGATGCGGGATACGACGTCAAGACGACCAAAGAAGGCACGGTCGCCACGAAACGCCTTGCGTAG
- a CDS encoding CDP-alcohol phosphatidyltransferase family protein codes for MAFERKHIPNQLTMLRLVFAAAFFGVLQLYRYGEQHESPLWVLPVATALFILAAITDALDGYLARRWDVVSKFGRIMDPFCDKILILGAVIYLGSPRFLDPMAVEAGSFRTMVSGVYPWMVVLVLARELLVTGIRGEVEKAGIDFSATWTGKLKMILQSVVVPIVLVIVMIDPNREGYTWLGWVRDVLVYATVITTVLSGVPYITDGIQAFKKLKAEPEKSE; via the coding sequence ATGGCTTTCGAACGCAAGCACATCCCCAACCAGCTCACGATGCTCCGCCTGGTTTTCGCCGCGGCGTTTTTCGGGGTGCTTCAGCTCTACCGGTACGGGGAGCAGCACGAATCGCCGCTCTGGGTCCTGCCAGTGGCGACCGCCCTGTTCATCCTCGCCGCCATCACCGACGCCCTCGACGGCTACCTCGCCCGGCGGTGGGACGTCGTCTCGAAGTTCGGCCGGATCATGGACCCGTTCTGTGACAAGATCCTGATCCTCGGGGCGGTCATCTACCTCGGCAGCCCGCGCTTCCTCGACCCGATGGCGGTGGAAGCAGGGAGTTTCCGCACGATGGTCAGCGGGGTGTACCCGTGGATGGTCGTGCTGGTTTTGGCCCGTGAGCTGCTGGTCACCGGCATCCGCGGCGAGGTCGAAAAAGCGGGCATCGACTTCAGCGCGACCTGGACCGGCAAGCTCAAGATGATCCTCCAGTCCGTGGTCGTCCCGATCGTATTGGTGATCGTGATGATCGACCCGAACCGCGAGGGCTACACCTGGCTCGGCTGGGTTCGTGATGTACTCGTCTACGCCACCGTGATCACCACCGTCCTCTCCGGCGTGCCTTACATCACCGATGGAATCCAAGCGTTCAAGAAGCTCAAAGCCGAGCCCGAGAAGTCGGAATAG
- a CDS encoding BaiN/RdsA family NAD(P)/FAD-dependent oxidoreductase, whose protein sequence is MTNKVDIAVIGAGAAGLFASIFAQHESVSERSVLAFDGAKKLGAKILIAGGGRCNVTHDVVRPDDYASGPGSSRNAVKKVLKSFTVSDTIEFFGNRGVELKREDTGKLFPTTDRARTVLNALLEACYEAGAELLTEHRASAIERVEGGFSITTSQGEYDAKRVVLSTGGKALPKSGSDGFGYQLARSLGHSVTDTWPALVPLLLPKGHWLTELKGIAVDVELSLAGPTGKVLHKQDGAMLLTHFGLSGPAPMDISRHFGGDFPLSPGLCPGAESSGNRPRAEPGAKGAGMSLNANLLPSHTFDSLETELLEQSTAHPRRTVLQVVQAHFPDRLAMALVQHGAKLEPGLPLSQLSKDNRRALVRTLTALPLPVTADRGYEFAEVTAGGVPLSEVNLSTMESRVCPGLHLAGEILDVDGRIGGYNFQWAWCTGRLAGLGAAKALAQD, encoded by the coding sequence ATGACTAACAAAGTCGATATTGCTGTCATCGGTGCCGGGGCAGCGGGACTGTTCGCCTCGATCTTTGCTCAACACGAGTCGGTATCTGAGCGATCGGTCCTAGCCTTCGACGGCGCCAAAAAACTCGGAGCCAAAATCCTTATCGCCGGGGGCGGGCGTTGTAACGTAACTCACGACGTCGTTCGGCCGGACGACTACGCCAGCGGGCCGGGGTCGTCGCGTAACGCGGTGAAGAAGGTGCTCAAATCATTCACAGTGAGCGACACGATTGAGTTCTTCGGAAACCGCGGCGTCGAGCTCAAACGCGAAGACACCGGCAAGCTCTTTCCGACCACCGACCGAGCCCGCACGGTGCTCAACGCCCTGCTTGAAGCCTGTTACGAGGCAGGGGCCGAGCTGCTCACCGAGCACCGCGCCTCGGCCATCGAACGTGTCGAGGGCGGCTTCAGTATCACCACCTCGCAAGGCGAGTACGACGCCAAACGCGTCGTACTCTCGACCGGCGGCAAAGCCCTGCCCAAGTCCGGCAGCGACGGCTTCGGTTATCAGCTCGCCCGTTCTCTGGGCCACTCCGTCACCGACACCTGGCCCGCGCTTGTGCCGTTGCTCTTGCCCAAGGGCCACTGGTTGACCGAACTCAAGGGCATCGCGGTGGATGTGGAGCTTTCGCTTGCTGGGCCGACGGGGAAGGTCTTGCACAAGCAGGACGGGGCGATGCTGCTAACGCACTTCGGCCTGTCGGGCCCCGCTCCGATGGACATCTCCCGCCACTTCGGCGGCGATTTCCCCCTTAGCCCCGGGCTTTGCCCGGGGGCGGAGTCATCTGGCAATCGCCCCCGGGCAGAGCCCGGGGCAAAGGGGGCTGGGATGTCGCTCAATGCGAACCTGTTGCCCTCTCACACTTTCGACTCGCTCGAAACCGAGCTGCTCGAACAATCCACGGCCCATCCCCGCCGTACCGTGCTGCAGGTCGTGCAGGCCCACTTCCCCGACCGGCTGGCCATGGCTTTGGTGCAGCACGGGGCAAAGCTCGAACCCGGGCTGCCGCTCTCACAACTCTCCAAAGACAACCGGCGAGCGCTGGTGCGGACGCTGACCGCCCTGCCGCTGCCGGTCACGGCCGATCGGGGCTACGAATTCGCCGAGGTCACCGCGGGCGGGGTGCCGCTATCGGAGGTCAATCTGTCGACCATGGAATCACGCGTCTGCCCGGGCCTGCACCTGGCGGGCGAGATCCTCGACGTGGACGGCCGGATCGGTGGCTACAACTTCCAGTGGGCCTGGTGCACCGGGCGGCTCGCGGGCCTCGGAGCCGCCAAGGCGCTGGCGCAGGATTGA
- a CDS encoding Imm1 family immunity protein, with protein sequence MSENRDSFDELCIQSPNGDSLLALINGKRGFLVIMNSENGSSRTSRNPDYSDDNDSTIEYQLSNGQVDEYPESWALPIELIRQALSDFEQNHTIPTYITWHIDD encoded by the coding sequence ATGAGCGAAAATCGCGATAGCTTTGATGAACTTTGCATTCAATCTCCGAATGGAGATTCCCTGCTCGCTCTCATCAACGGCAAACGCGGATTTCTCGTGATTATGAACTCTGAAAACGGTAGCAGCCGAACGTCCCGCAATCCTGATTATTCGGATGACAATGACTCAACGATTGAGTACCAGCTTTCCAATGGCCAAGTGGACGAGTACCCCGAGTCATGGGCTCTACCGATTGAACTGATCCGCCAGGCATTGAGCGATTTTGAACAGAATCACACAATACCGACATATATCACGTGGCATATCGATGACTAA
- a CDS encoding 30S ribosomal protein S1 → MNDSVPPTNTPEPAPETQEAAPQATPEAAAPAPEAPVPAATDSAQDIDAQVQAELDAAGGVDQLIEQSLSEAAPAAEAAAEKGDAENPAPAGGTGEFHHQVVRGRISAIRGEDVFIDITGGLSTEGAKLQGVLPLVQFDRPPRMGSIMDFVVDKVNEQEGLVYLSREGAVSLATWDQLVRGSVVEARVTKSNKGGLELEMVGSIRAFMPASQIDLYHVEDLEQFVGQKMEAVVQEIDRKGKKVLLSRRTHLENQKVKNRDKVLAELEVGQEREGVVSSVVDFGAFVDLGGLDGLVHVTDMSHSHVNKPSDVVKAGDKVKVKVLKIDSDKNRIALGMKQVQPDPWEGVADKYKPGEQVSARVTRTANFGAFIEVEPGVEGLLPMSEMSWKRIHKAEEVVKVGDVVQVAILNVDPKKHRLTLSLKAAKGDPWVGASVKYAKDAMVTGTVTGTTDFGAFVELEQGIEGLVHISELDTKRVGQVTDVVKVGDSKEFRIKDIDEEKRKISLSLKPAGSDHGGGGRHGGEQPIVKGKAKPRIPKENLKSGLGNVGGMGLGGLSLDDFK, encoded by the coding sequence ATGAACGACAGCGTCCCCCCGACCAACACCCCCGAACCGGCCCCCGAAACTCAGGAAGCCGCCCCCCAGGCCACGCCCGAAGCGGCCGCCCCGGCTCCAGAAGCCCCGGTCCCCGCCGCCACGGACAGCGCGCAAGACATCGATGCGCAGGTCCAGGCCGAGCTCGACGCCGCCGGTGGTGTGGATCAACTCATTGAACAATCGCTGTCCGAGGCTGCTCCCGCAGCCGAAGCCGCCGCCGAGAAAGGCGACGCCGAGAACCCCGCTCCCGCAGGCGGCACGGGCGAGTTCCATCACCAGGTCGTGCGCGGCCGTATCTCCGCCATCCGCGGCGAAGACGTGTTCATCGATATCACCGGCGGCCTCTCCACCGAAGGCGCCAAACTCCAAGGCGTCCTGCCCCTGGTCCAGTTCGACCGCCCACCCCGCATGGGCTCGATCATGGACTTCGTCGTCGACAAGGTCAACGAACAAGAAGGCCTGGTCTACCTCTCACGCGAAGGTGCCGTCAGCCTTGCCACCTGGGACCAGCTCGTCCGCGGCAGCGTGGTCGAAGCGCGCGTGACCAAATCCAACAAAGGCGGCCTCGAGCTCGAAATGGTCGGCAGCATCCGGGCCTTCATGCCCGCCTCGCAGATCGACCTCTACCACGTCGAGGACCTTGAGCAATTCGTCGGCCAGAAGATGGAAGCCGTGGTCCAGGAGATCGACCGCAAGGGCAAGAAAGTCCTGCTGTCCCGCCGGACCCACCTCGAGAACCAGAAGGTCAAGAACCGTGACAAAGTCCTGGCCGAGCTCGAAGTCGGCCAGGAACGCGAAGGCGTGGTCTCCAGCGTCGTCGACTTTGGCGCATTCGTTGATCTCGGCGGACTCGACGGCTTGGTCCACGTGACCGACATGTCCCACAGCCACGTCAACAAGCCCAGCGACGTCGTGAAGGCGGGCGACAAGGTCAAGGTCAAGGTCCTGAAAATCGACTCCGACAAGAACCGCATCGCCCTAGGCATGAAACAAGTCCAGCCCGACCCGTGGGAAGGCGTGGCCGACAAGTACAAGCCCGGCGAACAGGTCTCGGCCCGCGTCACCCGCACCGCCAACTTCGGCGCGTTCATCGAGGTCGAGCCCGGCGTCGAGGGGCTCCTGCCCATGAGCGAGATGAGCTGGAAGCGGATCCACAAGGCCGAGGAAGTCGTCAAGGTCGGCGACGTCGTTCAGGTCGCCATCCTCAACGTTGATCCCAAGAAGCACCGCCTCACCCTCAGCCTCAAGGCCGCCAAGGGCGACCCCTGGGTGGGTGCCTCGGTCAAATACGCCAAGGACGCCATGGTCACCGGCACCGTCACCGGCACCACCGACTTCGGCGCCTTCGTCGAACTCGAACAAGGCATCGAGGGCCTGGTCCACATCTCCGAACTCGACACCAAACGCGTCGGTCAAGTCACCGACGTCGTCAAGGTCGGCGACTCCAAAGAGTTCCGCATCAAAGACATCGACGAAGAGAAGCGCAAGATCAGCTTGTCGCTCAAGCCCGCGGGCAGCGACCACGGCGGCGGCGGTCGCCATGGCGGCGAACAGCCCATCGTCAAAGGCAAAGCCAAGCCCCGCATCCCCAAAGAAAACCTCAAGTCCGGCCTCGGCAACGTCGGCGGCATGGGGCTGGGCGGATTGTCGTTGGACGACTTCAAGTAA
- a CDS encoding DNA-3-methyladenine glycosylase encodes MKPPPRLQRDFYRRDPVTVARALLGQRLVHVSQGVRVAGLIVETEAYLGHIDKAAHSFNGRKTQRTQTMFADGGTAYVFLNYGIHHLLNIVVAGVEQPLAVLLRAVEPTEGLDAMYQRRSKSKKDTDLCSGPGKLGAAFGIDLSHDGVDLVENRSLFVEQLRQRAMPKRLIETTTRVGVDYAEEWAAAPLRFYLKGNQHVSVR; translated from the coding sequence GTGAAACCACCGCCCCGCCTCCAGCGCGACTTCTACCGCCGCGACCCCGTCACGGTCGCCCGGGCTCTGCTCGGCCAACGCCTGGTCCACGTGTCGCAAGGAGTGCGTGTCGCGGGGCTCATCGTCGAGACCGAAGCCTACCTAGGACACATCGACAAGGCCGCGCACTCCTTCAACGGTCGCAAGACCCAACGCACCCAAACCATGTTCGCCGACGGCGGCACGGCTTACGTCTTTCTCAACTACGGCATCCACCACCTGCTCAACATCGTCGTCGCCGGGGTCGAACAACCATTGGCCGTCCTGCTCCGGGCGGTCGAGCCGACCGAAGGGCTGGATGCCATGTACCAACGCCGTTCCAAATCTAAAAAAGACACCGACCTCTGCTCGGGCCCCGGCAAGCTGGGGGCGGCCTTCGGGATCGATCTGAGCCACGACGGGGTCGATCTGGTCGAAAACCGCTCGCTATTTGTGGAACAGCTCCGCCAGCGAGCGATGCCCAAACGGCTGATCGAGACGACCACCCGGGTGGGCGTGGATTACGCCGAGGAATGGGCCGCCGCCCCGCTGCGATTCTACCTCAAAGGCAATCAGCATGTGAGCGTTCGGTGA
- the ccsA gene encoding cytochrome c biogenesis protein CcsA, whose amino-acid sequence MPQTLRTHLRPTRMNTMNAFAKPLTLCLALLLFTAAAAAQYAPAGNELPDNTQTTAPSAIHSLHAHAGHNHAPMTRQEHQEFAKQVDLDAFRKLAVFDGGRVKILDTLAREQLTSIYGKSRWQDYTWDTADEEDPRDRKKLKYDPVFTYLDIVFHASYYADKPILYVEVLPFREKLLANLPEDDQEKWKQLGRISWMMFANPAVQSVYQGPETNQTEIKGRNQLFGSADAFVNAGQRLLMISPPPGQENWAHIAIPVEQHDEVILPASTTVRQAQLSDLWVQLQNAWSHGDAEAVNSLLEIIALQLPAQNPSTYPAEYRLSLEHVYNITGKFTIGYWLYAIATVAMILALGTGRKTLLTLGVSMLLLGFLAHAASFAIRAILSGRWAIHNQYESFIAISLFAVFVGMILMFTKKIWVFGAASAALGAIALMVANLWAIPSNEVGQVAAILGTSRILYVHVNMVLVSYSLIALSFFVSLSYLYAHYVKSKEAMNFVAAGTGNMDAAAGDSKLPGRKKLLADLDQAQLTLMQLAFWLLGVGILLGAYWADHSWGRWWAWDPKETWALITWIVYLIAIHVRFGVRDRGLVTAWLSVVGFIIMLWCYKGVNLLLPGLHAYA is encoded by the coding sequence ATGCCGCAGACGCTTCGAACCCACCTCCGCCCCACGCGGATGAACACCATGAACGCTTTCGCCAAACCACTGACGTTGTGCCTGGCCCTGCTTCTCTTCACCGCGGCGGCCGCAGCGCAATACGCCCCCGCGGGCAACGAGCTGCCCGACAATACGCAGACCACGGCTCCCTCGGCGATCCACAGCCTGCACGCGCACGCCGGGCACAACCACGCCCCGATGACCCGCCAAGAGCACCAGGAGTTTGCCAAGCAGGTCGACCTCGACGCCTTCCGAAAGCTCGCGGTCTTTGACGGCGGCCGGGTCAAGATCCTCGACACCCTGGCCCGCGAACAGCTCACCTCGATCTACGGCAAGTCGCGTTGGCAGGACTACACCTGGGACACCGCCGACGAGGAAGACCCCCGCGACCGCAAGAAGCTGAAGTACGACCCAGTCTTCACTTACCTGGACATTGTGTTCCACGCCTCGTACTACGCCGACAAACCCATCCTCTACGTCGAGGTGCTGCCCTTCCGTGAGAAGCTGCTGGCGAACCTTCCCGAGGACGACCAGGAAAAATGGAAGCAGCTCGGACGCATCTCCTGGATGATGTTTGCCAACCCCGCGGTCCAGTCGGTGTATCAGGGCCCCGAAACCAATCAGACCGAAATTAAAGGGCGCAACCAGCTCTTCGGCTCGGCCGACGCGTTCGTGAACGCCGGGCAACGGCTGCTGATGATCAGCCCCCCGCCGGGTCAAGAGAACTGGGCCCACATCGCTATCCCTGTCGAGCAACATGATGAAGTGATCCTGCCCGCCTCGACCACGGTCCGCCAAGCCCAGCTCTCGGACCTCTGGGTACAGCTCCAGAACGCTTGGAGCCACGGCGACGCCGAGGCCGTGAACAGCCTGCTTGAGATCATCGCCCTGCAACTGCCCGCCCAGAACCCCTCGACCTACCCGGCCGAGTACCGGCTGAGCCTCGAGCACGTCTACAACATCACCGGCAAGTTCACCATCGGGTACTGGCTCTACGCCATCGCCACCGTCGCCATGATCCTTGCGCTCGGTACCGGCCGGAAAACCCTGCTCACCCTCGGCGTCTCCATGCTGCTCCTGGGCTTCCTGGCCCACGCGGCGAGCTTCGCGATCCGGGCGATCCTGTCGGGCCGTTGGGCGATCCACAACCAATACGAATCGTTCATCGCCATCTCGCTCTTCGCGGTATTCGTCGGCATGATCCTCATGTTCACCAAGAAGATCTGGGTCTTCGGCGCTGCCTCGGCTGCCCTTGGCGCGATCGCGCTCATGGTTGCCAACCTCTGGGCCATCCCCTCCAACGAGGTCGGCCAGGTCGCCGCGATCCTGGGCACCAGCCGGATTCTCTACGTCCACGTCAACATGGTGCTGGTCAGCTACAGCCTGATCGCGCTGTCGTTCTTCGTCAGCCTGTCCTACCTCTACGCCCACTACGTCAAATCGAAAGAAGCGATGAACTTCGTCGCCGCGGGCACCGGCAACATGGACGCTGCGGCGGGCGACTCGAAACTGCCGGGCCGGAAGAAACTGCTCGCCGACCTCGACCAGGCCCAGCTGACACTGATGCAGCTGGCGTTCTGGCTGCTGGGCGTGGGTATCCTGCTCGGGGCGTACTGGGCCGACCACTCCTGGGGGCGATGGTGGGCGTGGGACCCGAAAGAAACCTGGGCCCTGATCACTTGGATCGTTTATCTCATCGCGATCCACGTCCGCTTCGGCGTACGCGACCGCGGCCTGGTCACCGCCTGGCTCAGCGTGGTCGGCTTCATCATCATGCTGTGGTGCTACAAGGGCGTGAACCTTCTCCTGCCCGGCCTTCACGCCTACGCATAA
- a CDS encoding fluoride efflux transporter FluC — MSRLWPILLLALGGALGTLARVGLAAAVNKLHGGPWPWGTFAANAVGCFLFGILFTVIDKNHPLGPLASLALIAGFCGAFTTFSTFAFDTTHLAQGNTFAGSNALHALGNLLLHNVVGITLLFAGLALGHRIASNS; from the coding sequence ATGTCTCGCCTCTGGCCCATCCTGCTACTCGCCCTCGGCGGGGCGCTCGGCACCCTCGCCCGGGTCGGGCTCGCCGCGGCCGTGAACAAGCTCCACGGCGGACCCTGGCCCTGGGGCACCTTCGCCGCCAACGCGGTGGGCTGCTTCCTCTTCGGCATCCTGTTCACCGTCATCGACAAGAACCACCCGCTGGGCCCGCTCGCCAGCCTCGCCCTGATCGCGGGCTTCTGCGGGGCCTTCACGACCTTTAGCACCTTCGCCTTCGACACCACCCACCTCGCCCAGGGCAACACCTTCGCGGGGTCCAACGCCCTCCACGCCCTGGGTAACCTCTTGCTGCACAACGTGGTAGGCATCACGCTGCTCTTCGCGGGCCTGGCCCTGGGCCACCGTATCGCCTCCAACTCATAA
- a CDS encoding 2-oxoacid:acceptor oxidoreductase subunit alpha, with protein MPPETLTPASETERTQRINAVIRFAGDSGDGMQLAGTQFTDTSAVAGNDVATLPDYPAEIRAPAGTVAGVSGFQINFASENIYTPGDIVHALIAMNPAAFKAHIHDVEPGGYVIVNETEFSKTNLKKAGYPLIEGTRDHVNPLDDPELNAQYKIVRVPITKLNQEVLKESGLNPKGVNRCRNMWALGLVYWLFERPLDTTIKNLKQTFEVRKKMPEVAEANIRALRAGYDFGETAELFPVTYRVPQASIKPGKYRKITGNEALAMGLVTAGQLSKKDVIYCSYPITPASDILHYLAPQKHYGVKTFQAEDEIAACCAAIGASFAGQLAVTGTSGPGLALKGEAMGLAVMTELPLVVVNVQRGGPSTGLPTKTEQSDLLQAMFGRNGDCPMVVIAPQSPADCFTSAIEACRIAMQHMVPVLLLTDGYLANGSEPWPVPQASDFAPIEISHPKPRAAEQSDKAPDAESDFHPYTRDDNHARPWMLPGTVGGEHRLGGLEKQNGTGNVSYDPQNHQDMVRLRAEKVQKVADALPDLEVNGDAEGDLLVLGWGGPYGSITTAVNAARAEGKSVSSAQLRYLNPMPKNLGDVLKRFKKILIPELNDGQLRLLIRGKYLADARGLNKVQGKPFLVEEVEQAIELMLNGEWGDAEALWPESGQVLGAR; from the coding sequence ATGCCGCCCGAAACCCTGACCCCCGCCAGCGAAACCGAACGCACCCAGCGCATCAACGCCGTCATCCGCTTTGCGGGCGACTCCGGCGACGGCATGCAGCTGGCCGGCACCCAGTTCACCGACACCTCCGCCGTGGCGGGCAACGACGTGGCGACCCTGCCGGACTATCCCGCCGAAATCCGCGCCCCCGCGGGCACCGTGGCGGGCGTCTCGGGCTTCCAGATCAACTTCGCCAGCGAAAACATCTACACCCCCGGCGACATCGTCCACGCCCTGATCGCCATGAACCCCGCCGCGTTCAAGGCCCACATCCACGACGTCGAGCCCGGCGGCTACGTCATCGTCAACGAGACCGAGTTCTCCAAGACCAACCTCAAAAAGGCGGGCTACCCGCTCATCGAGGGCACCCGCGACCACGTCAACCCGCTGGACGACCCCGAGCTCAACGCCCAGTACAAGATCGTCCGCGTGCCGATCACCAAGCTCAACCAGGAAGTCCTCAAAGAGTCCGGCCTGAACCCCAAGGGCGTCAACCGCTGCCGCAACATGTGGGCGCTGGGCCTGGTTTATTGGCTGTTCGAGCGTCCCCTCGACACCACGATCAAGAACCTCAAGCAGACCTTCGAAGTCCGCAAAAAGATGCCCGAGGTCGCCGAGGCCAACATCCGCGCCCTGCGTGCGGGCTACGACTTCGGCGAAACCGCCGAGCTGTTCCCCGTCACCTACCGTGTGCCGCAAGCCTCGATCAAGCCAGGCAAATATCGAAAAATCACGGGCAACGAAGCGCTCGCGATGGGCCTCGTCACCGCCGGGCAGTTGTCCAAGAAGGACGTGATCTACTGCTCCTACCCGATCACCCCGGCGTCGGACATCCTGCACTACCTCGCCCCGCAGAAGCACTACGGCGTCAAGACCTTCCAGGCCGAAGACGAGATCGCCGCGTGCTGTGCCGCGATCGGCGCGTCCTTCGCCGGGCAGCTCGCCGTCACCGGCACGTCCGGCCCGGGCCTGGCGCTCAAGGGCGAAGCGATGGGCCTGGCCGTGATGACCGAGCTCCCGTTGGTTGTGGTCAACGTCCAACGCGGCGGCCCGTCCACCGGCCTGCCCACCAAGACCGAGCAGTCCGACCTCCTGCAAGCCATGTTCGGCCGCAACGGCGACTGTCCGATGGTCGTCATCGCCCCGCAGTCCCCGGCCGACTGCTTCACCAGCGCGATCGAGGCCTGCCGGATCGCCATGCAGCACATGGTCCCCGTGCTCCTGCTCACCGACGGCTACCTCGCCAACGGCAGCGAGCCCTGGCCCGTCCCCCAAGCCTCCGACTTCGCCCCCATCGAAATCAGCCACCCCAAGCCGAGGGCTGCGGAGCAAAGCGACAAAGCCCCGGATGCCGAGTCCGACTTCCACCCCTACACGCGCGACGACAACCATGCCCGCCCCTGGATGCTCCCCGGCACGGTCGGCGGCGAGCATCGCCTCGGCGGCCTCGAAAAGCAGAACGGCACCGGCAACGTCTCCTACGACCCGCAGAACCACCAAGACATGGTCCGCCTCCGGGCCGAGAAGGTTCAAAAGGTCGCCGACGCGCTGCCCGACCTCGAAGTCAACGGCGATGCCGAGGGCGACCTGCTCGTCCTGGGCTGGGGCGGCCCTTACGGCAGCATCACCACCGCCGTCAACGCCGCTCGGGCCGAAGGCAAGTCCGTCAGCAGCGCCCAACTCCGCTACCTCAACCCGATGCCCAAGAACCTGGGCGACGTGCTCAAGCGGTTCAAGAAGATCCTCATCCCCGAACTCAACGACGGCCAACTCCGCCTGCTCATCCGCGGCAAATACCTCGCTGACGCCCGCGGCCTCAACAAGGTCCAGGGCAAGCCCTTCCTCGTTGAGGAAGTAGAGCAAGCGATCGAGTTAATGCTGAATGGTGAGTGGGGGGATGCCGAGGCACTGTGGCCGGAGAGTGGGCAAGTACTCGGGGCAAGATAA